The proteins below come from a single Psychrobacter sp. PL19 genomic window:
- a CDS encoding acyl-CoA desaturase has protein sequence MSETIDVRELEFTKAPINWIPAAILVATPLAAAVITPWYLMTHQVSAPVWGVFGVLMVYTGMSITAGYHRLLSHRSYKAHPIVKNFLLLGSTLAVQGSAFDWVSGHRSHHRHVDHKLNDPYSARRGFWFSHVGWMLRNYPSGKFDYKNIPDLTKDRTLQIQHKYYGLWVVAANVGLVAAIGWLIGDVWGTLVLAGLLRLVLTHHFTFFINSLCHMFGTRPYTDTNSARDNSILAIFTWGEGYHNYHHFFQYDYRNGVKWWQYDPTKWLIAGLSKVGLTTELRTIDDTTIKHAEVQMQFKQAHQHIDTANADGIDIPHAMQSFQDRIKFEYDAFTQTVEEWQALKAKAIEMKKTEFADRLHEVDDNLKFEYAKIEQKIHEHNDNLKTAFRSIGQSSKAA, from the coding sequence ATGAGCGAGACCATCGACGTGCGTGAACTTGAGTTCACAAAAGCACCGATTAATTGGATACCCGCAGCGATCTTGGTAGCCACGCCGCTTGCTGCTGCAGTCATTACTCCTTGGTATCTAATGACCCATCAAGTCAGCGCACCCGTTTGGGGCGTATTCGGCGTCTTGATGGTCTATACAGGTATGAGTATTACTGCAGGCTATCACCGTCTATTGTCGCATCGTTCTTATAAAGCGCATCCGATAGTCAAAAACTTCCTATTACTGGGCTCTACACTAGCGGTACAGGGCTCTGCGTTTGACTGGGTTTCTGGGCACCGTAGCCATCACCGTCATGTTGATCACAAGTTAAATGACCCGTACTCAGCACGGCGCGGCTTTTGGTTCAGTCACGTGGGTTGGATGCTACGCAACTATCCTAGTGGTAAGTTTGATTATAAAAACATCCCTGATTTGACCAAGGATAGAACCTTACAAATTCAGCATAAGTATTATGGTCTGTGGGTGGTAGCGGCTAACGTCGGCTTAGTAGCCGCCATTGGTTGGTTGATTGGTGACGTTTGGGGTACCTTAGTACTGGCCGGTTTGCTACGTTTGGTACTGACCCATCACTTCACTTTCTTCATTAACTCATTGTGTCATATGTTTGGAACGCGTCCTTATACCGATACCAACAGTGCCCGTGATAACTCTATATTAGCGATCTTTACCTGGGGTGAGGGTTATCATAACTATCATCACTTCTTCCAGTATGACTATCGTAATGGTGTGAAATGGTGGCAGTATGATCCAACTAAATGGTTAATCGCTGGTTTGTCAAAAGTGGGCTTAACGACTGAGTTACGTACTATTGATGACACCACTATCAAGCATGCTGAAGTACAAATGCAGTTCAAACAAGCGCATCAACACATCGATACGGCAAATGCGGATGGCATTGATATTCCTCATGCCATGCAAAGCTTCCAAGATCGTATTAAATTTGAATACGATGCCTTCACCCAAACGGTTGAAGAATGGCAAGCGCTGAAAGCCAAAGCTATCGAAATGAAAAAGACTGAGTTCGCTGACCGTTTGCATGAAGTCGATGACAACCTCAAGTTTGAATATGCCAAGATCGAGCAAAAGATTCATGAGCATAATGACAACTTGAAAACAGCGTTCCGCTCTATCGGCCAGAGCAGTAAAGCCGCTTAA